A part of Setaria viridis chromosome 8, Setaria_viridis_v4.0, whole genome shotgun sequence genomic DNA contains:
- the LOC117867115 gene encoding UDP-rhamnose/UDP-galactose transporter 5, with the protein MTSLKKSDKKAVLDFAAWSFNVTTSVGIIMVNKALMATYGFSFATTLTGLHFVTTTLMTLVFRWLGLSQPSHLPLADLIKFVIFSNLSIVGMNVSLMWNSVGFYQIAKLCMIPASCLLEVVFDHVHYSRDTKLSIMVVLIGVAVCTVTDVSVNARGLIAAVIAVWSTAFQQYYVHFLQKKYALNSFNLLGHTAPAQAGSLLLVGPFLDYLLTGKRVDHFNFSSLALFFLTLSCFIAIGVNLSQFICIGRFSAVSFQVLGHMKTVLVLSLGFLFFGKEGLSLQVVLGMVLAVLGMIWYGNASAKPGGKERRSILPVRSTSLKGSSEETDGAEK; encoded by the exons ATGACTTCTCTGAAGAAATCTGACAAGAAGGCTGTCCTCGACTTTGCAGCATGGAGTTTCAATGTTACCACATCAGTTGGAATCATCATGGTCAACAAAGCTTTAATGGCTACATATGGATTCAGTTTTG cCACAACATTAACTGGGCTTCATTTTGTGACTACCACATTGATGACACTAGTATTTCGGTGGTTAGGCCTGAGCCAGCCCTCCCACTTACCGCTAGCAGATCTGATTAAATTTGTGATATTTTCAAACTTGTCAATTGTTGGGATGAATGTGAGCTTGATGTGGAACTCTGTGGGCTTTTATCAG ATTGCAAAGCTGTGCATGATACCTGCCTCATGTCTTCTGGAGGTTGTCTTTGATCATGTACATTATTCCCGGGACACAAAGCTGAGCATAATGGTTGTGCTTATAGGAGTTGCAGTTTGCACGGTTACTGATGTCAGTGTGAATGCAAGAGGTCTGATTGCGGCTGTTATAGCTGTTTGGAGCACAGCTTTCCAACAATAC TATGTTCATTTTCTCCAAAAGAAGTACGCTCTGAACTCGTTCAACCTCCTGGGCCACACTGCTCCAGCCCAAGCAGGGTCCCTCCTGCTAGTGGGACCATTTCTCGATTACTTGTTGACAGGCAAAAGGGTGGATCACTTCAATTTCTCATCTCTTGCTCTG TTTTTCCTCACACTCTCATGCTTCATCGCCATTGGTGTCAATCTGAGCCAATTCATCTGCATTGGGCGGTTCTCTGCTGTATCCTTCCAAGTCCTAGGCCACATGAAGACCGTGCTTGTTCTGTCCCTTGGGTTTCTCTTCTTTGGCAAGGAGGGCCTGAGCCTTCAGGTAGTCCTCGGTATGGTCCTCGCTGTTCTTGGGATGATCTGGTACGGAAACGCATCGGCTAAACCAGGAGGCAAAGAAAGGCGCAGCATCCTGCCGGTGAGGTCTACAAGTCTCAAGGGAAGCTCAGAAGAAACGGATGGTGCCGAGAAATAG
- the LOC117867117 gene encoding uncharacterized protein: protein MSYMRGDLLTKTRKLVKGLAKPAPKWLKAMEEAPPVTFPRVDGKVKKIELPEDVYVKKFFKKHPDSLYHDAIKISGFDPPPARVFAWRVLELKEQGVSEDYAMAVADFEYRKEKKAKKKAYKELKEIARSEGKEPPPNPYPSAIKEIQAEEKKYVMDRFYNPKVIEIANKMKEEREMFLRDRAASGQW from the exons ATGTCGTACATGCGCGGTGACCTGCTGACCAAGACGCGGAAGCTGGTGAAGGGTCTCGCCAAGCCCGCCCCAAAATGGCTCAAGGCCATGGAAGA GGCACCTCCAGTGACATTTCCTCGTGTTGATGGAAAGGTCAAGAAGATTGAGTTGCCAGAGGATGTGTACGTAAAGAAGTTCTTCAAGAAGCATCCAGATTCGCTCTACCATGATGCAATCAA GATAAGTGGATTTGATCCACCACCAGCACGAGTTTTTGCTTGGCGTGTCTTGGAGTTGAAAGAACAAGGAGTCAGTGAAGATTATGCGATGGCTGTAGCAGAT TTTGAGTATcgcaaagaaaagaaagcaaagAAGAAAGCATACAAGGAACTGAAAGAAATCGCCCGCAGTGAAGGAAAGGAGCCACCGCCAAACCCATACCCAAGTGCCATAAAAGAAATACAAGCAGAGGAAAAGAAGTATGTTATGGACCGTTTCTATAACCCAAAGGTAATTGAGATTGCGAATAAGAtgaaagaggagagagagatgtTTCTTCGAGATAGAGCGGCATCAGGTCAGTGGTAG